The Henckelia pumila isolate YLH828 chromosome 2, ASM3356847v2, whole genome shotgun sequence genome includes a window with the following:
- the LOC140881301 gene encoding 3-hydroxy-3-methylglutaryl coenzyme A reductase 1-like: protein MDIRRRPRKSSHAARCSAASGVHSDTKASDALPLPLYLTNAVFFTLFFSVAYFLLHRWRDKIRNSTPLHVLTLSELAAVFSLIASFIYLLGFFGIDFVQSFISRNELEAGEVRGRFVLREEDPDRTDARCSDFAMGRPAINPSCSGEDEDIVKSVVSGEIPSYSLESKLGDCFKAAQIRREALQRLTSRSLEGLPLEGFDYDSILGQCCEMPVGYVQIPVGIAGPLFLNGCEYSVPMATTEGCLVASTNRGCKAIYASGGATCVILRDGMTRAPVVRFPSAKRAAELKFFLEDPLNFDSLSVVFNKSSRFARLLRIQCAIAGKNLYIRFSCSTGDAMGMNMVSKGVQNVLDFLQNDFPDMDVIGISGNFCSDKKPAAVNWIEGRGKSVVCESIIKGDVVTKVLKTTVPALVELNMLKNLTGSAIAGALGGFNAHAANIVSAIFIATGQDPAQNIESSHCITMMEAVNNGDDLHVSVTMPSIEVGTVGGGTQLASQSACLNLLGVKGASNESPGANSRLLASIVSGAVLAGELSLMSAIAAGQLVKSHMKYNRSSKDITKIGS from the exons ATGGACATTCGCCGGAGGCCACGGAAATCTTCCCACGCCGCCCGTTGCTCCGCTGCCTCCGGCGTCCATTCCGATACCAAGGCATCCGACGCGCTTCCGCTGCCGCTGTACCTCACCAACGCTGTTTTCTTCACCCTCTTTTTCTCCGTGGCTTACTTTCTTCTGCACCGGTGGAGGGACAAGATCCGTAACTCCACTCCGCTGCACGTACTCACGCTGTCCGAGCTAGCTGCGGTTTTCTCTCTCATTGCTTCTTTCATTTACCTTCTTGGGTTCTTCGGGATTGATTTCGTTCAGTCGTTTATTTCGAGGAACGAACTCGAGGCCGGGGAGGTCAGGGGGAGATTCGTTCTTCGGGAGGAAGACCCGGATCGGACGGACGCTCGGTGCTCTGATTTCGCCATGGGCCGTCCTGCGATCAACCCGTCGTGTTCGGGGGAAGATGAGGATATTGTGAAATCGGTGGTGTCTGGGGAAATCCCGTCGTACTCTCTTGAGTCGAAGCTCGGGGATTGCTTCAAAGCAGCTCAAATCCGGCGAGAGGCGTTGCAGCGGCTGACTAGTAGGTCGTTGGAGGGGTTGCCGTTGGAAGGATTCGATTACGATTCCATTCTGGGGCAATGCTGCGAGATGCCGGTGGGTTACGTGCAGATTCCGGTGGGGATCGCGGGTCCTCTGTTTCTGAATGGGTGCGAATACTCGGTGCCGATGGCTACTACAGAAGGTTGCTTGGTGGCGAGCACCAACAGAGGTTGCAAGGCGATCTACGCATCTGGAGGTGCCACCTGTGTGATTCTCCGGGATGGGATGACAAGAGCTCCGGTGGTGAGGTTCCCGTCGGCGAAAAGGGCGGCGGAGTTGAAGTTTTTCTTGGAGGACCCTCTCAATTTCGATTCATTGTCTGTTGTTTTTAACAA GTCAAGTAGATTTGCAAGACTCCTTAGAATTCAATGTGCTATTGCGGGGAAAAATCTGTACATTAGATTTAGCTGCAGCACAGGTGATGCCATGGGGATGAACATGGTTTCGAAAGGTGTTCAGAATGTTTTAGACTTCCTTCAAAATGATTTTCCTGATATGGATGTTATTGGGATTTCAG gaaatttttgttccgaCAAGAAACCTGCTGCAGTAAATTGGATCGAAGGGCGTGGAAAATCAGTTGTCTGCGAGTCTATAATAAAGGGAGACGTGGTGACGAAGGTGTTAAAGACTACCGTGCCTGCTCTTGTTGAGCTAAACATGCTCAAGAACCTCACAGGCTCTGCCATTGCTGGTGCTCTCGGTGGTTTCAATGCACATGCAGCCAATATTGTTTCGGCAATTTTTATAGCCACGGGGCAGGATCCAGCACAAAACATCGAAAGTTCTCATTGCATTACAATGATGGAGGCTGTTAATAATGGGGATGATCTTCATGTTTCTGTAACCATGCCATCCATTGAG GTTGGCACCGTCGGTGGTGGAACTCAACTAGCATCGCAATCAGCTTGTCTCAACCTGCTTGGTGTCAAGGGTGCCAGCAACGAATCACCTGGTGCAAATTCTCGGCTCCTAGCCAGCATAGTATCCGGTGCAGTTTTAGCAGGAGAGCTTTCTCTAATGTCAGCCATTGCCGCTGGCCAGCTCGTTAAAAGCCACATGAAGTataaccgatcgagcaaggaCATCACCAAAATCGGCTCCTAG